AAGACGCAGCAGGAACGGGAAAATTCCTGCTTGCCCTACTGGCCCTGAGCACCACAGCCATGTCCTGGCTCATGGTCCACACGCTGTTTACACTGCGCTACACCGAAATTTACTATGGCGGGGAGCCCGGTGGAATTCAGTTCAACCAGGACGCGCCGCCACAGTATACGGATATTGCTTACATGGCCTTTAGCGTGGGCATGACCTACCAAGTCTCGGATACCAACATCACCACACGCACCATGCGCTCAGCGGTGTTGCGCCACAGCCTGCTTGCCTTTGTTTTTGGTACCGGGATTCTGGCCACAACCATTAACTTGGTGGTTAGCCTCGTCGCCTAGTTTGGGCCGGCCGACTTAGGGCAGCTGCCACACTGCTAGGAAAGTGCCCCGCCAAAGAACGCCTGGGTAATCTGCGCCAAGTAGTAAGGATCAGCCGTGCCGCACAGCTCCCGGGCAGAGTGCATTGAAAGCAGCGGCGTTCCTACATCCAAGGTTCGGATCCCCAAACGCGTGGCTGTCAATGGACCGATCGTGGACCCACACGGGACATTGTTGTTAGAAACAAACTCTTGATACGGAGCACCCGCAATGGCGCAGAGCGTTGCCCACAGCGCCGCTCCCACACCGTCGGTGGCGTAGCGCTGATTAGCGTTGATCTTTAGCAACGGACCCCCGTTGAGCACTGGAAGGTTCACCGGGTCGTGCCGCTCCGAGTAGTTCGGGTGGACGGCATGTCCGGCGTCCGCTGAGATGCACAACGAGTTGGCGAAGGCTCGACGGCGTTCACTTTCAGTCGCGCCCAGTCCATCCGAGACCCGGGTCAAGACATCTTCCAAAATAGGCCCGCAGGCGCCTGAGCGGGAGCCTGAACCAATTTCCTCGTGGTCGAAGGCTGCAAGGACCGGAATCATTGGCTTGCCACCGTCTTTTGCTGATTCACCGGCTTCTGCCACAGCGATGAGCGCCAGCAGGCTAGCGTGCACTGATGTGAGATTGTCCATGCGGCCGGCGGCGAAAAATTCATTGTTGGCCCCAAACATCTGACCAGGTTGGGTATCCGCCACCACAATGTCGTAGCCGCCAATGCTCTTAACGTCCACGCCGGCACGGTCTGCCAGGAGCTTGAGCAGATCTTCTTGCGCCGGGTCACCTTGGCCCCAAACAGGGTTCATATGCTGTTGCTTTTCCAGCTTCAACCCATCATTGACACCACGGTCAAGATGGATGGCCAGTTGCGGGAAGCGCAGGAGCGGCCCCGTGGCGACAAGTGTTTCCTTGCCAGCTAAGTCAACTAGACGTCCCGCGAATTGCAGTTCGCGATCCAGCCACGAATTGATCAGCGGACCACCGTAAACCTCCACACCTGCCTGGAGCCAACCGAAACGGCCAGTGGTGGGTTTCGGTTTGAGCTTGAAAGATGGTGAATCCGTGTGGGAGCCCAAAATGTTAAAGCCCGTGGTCTGGTTCGCCGTTTCAGGTACTATCCACGCAATAATTGCCCCGTCCCGGATGACAAAACACTTACCATGCACGGGCCATGCCGCGTCTTCTTCGAGTTGACTGAACCCGGCAGCTTTCAGCCGCCGCCCTGCCTCGCAGGCTGCATGAAAACTCGATGGCGACGCTTCGATGAAGTCTCGCAGGTCCAGGATGTGTGCAACGGAAGTCATACCTTGATTCAATCATGAACACTCAGTGGGCGTGGCACCCTCCCATCGAGCCTTAGCAGCGTTAGTAATCTGAATTACTGGGGATGACCATGCCGGTTTCGTAGGCGTAAACCACTACCTGAACCCTGTCCCGCAAATGAAGTTTGGTGAGAATTCTCCGCACGTGTGTCTTAACCGTGGCTTCGGAGAGGAAAAGTTTGTGGGCAATCTCGGCATTGGAAAGCCCTTGGGCAATGCACTGCGCCACATCAAGTTCTCGCGGGGTGAGTTCTTCAAGAAGCGGGTCAGGATGTGTTGCCGCGCGGGCCCGGCTGCCACGCACAAAATTCTCTAAAAGCCGCTGAGTCACCCGTGGCGCCACCACTGCATCTCCGCTGGCTACTAATCGAACAGCTTGTACCAATTCCGCCGGCGCAACGTCCTTGAGCAGGAACGCACTAGCACCGGCCTGTAAACCAGCAAAGGCATATTCATCCAGGTC
This genomic window from Arthrobacter sp. TMP15 contains:
- a CDS encoding M18 family aminopeptidase, translating into MTSVAHILDLRDFIEASPSSFHAACEAGRRLKAAGFSQLEEDAAWPVHGKCFVIRDGAIIAWIVPETANQTTGFNILGSHTDSPSFKLKPKPTTGRFGWLQAGVEVYGGPLINSWLDRELQFAGRLVDLAGKETLVATGPLLRFPQLAIHLDRGVNDGLKLEKQQHMNPVWGQGDPAQEDLLKLLADRAGVDVKSIGGYDIVVADTQPGQMFGANNEFFAAGRMDNLTSVHASLLALIAVAEAGESAKDGGKPMIPVLAAFDHEEIGSGSRSGACGPILEDVLTRVSDGLGATESERRRAFANSLCISADAGHAVHPNYSERHDPVNLPVLNGGPLLKINANQRYATDGVGAALWATLCAIAGAPYQEFVSNNNVPCGSTIGPLTATRLGIRTLDVGTPLLSMHSARELCGTADPYYLAQITQAFFGGALS
- a CDS encoding response regulator transcription factor, with protein sequence MNETAVEGSAERAEVIKVLLVDDQPLLRMGFRLILEGEGDLQVVGEASNGLEALTAVSKLEPDVVLMDVRMPLMDGIEATEKISASPSQARIIILTTFDLDEYAFAGLQAGASAFLLKDVAPAELVQAVRLVASGDAVVAPRVTQRLLENFVRGSRARAATHPDPLLEELTPRELDVAQCIAQGLSNAEIAHKLFLSEATVKTHVRRILTKLHLRDRVQVVVYAYETGMVIPSNSDY
- a CDS encoding DUF1345 domain-containing protein; the protein is MITYMLHAPSARARHRRLRILGMLVCGALAATLAGVLGAWFYAPAVGWAVAALIYNASVWFTIIPMDAERTATHAVEEDPGRQISDLLILLAALGSLAAVVLVMVGSKDAAGTGKFLLALLALSTTAMSWLMVHTLFTLRYTEIYYGGEPGGIQFNQDAPPQYTDIAYMAFSVGMTYQVSDTNITTRTMRSAVLRHSLLAFVFGTGILATTINLVVSLVA